One genomic window of Falco cherrug isolate bFalChe1 chromosome 20, bFalChe1.pri, whole genome shotgun sequence includes the following:
- the CDC6 gene encoding LOW QUALITY PROTEIN: cell division control protein 6 homolog (The sequence of the model RefSeq protein was modified relative to this genomic sequence to represent the inferred CDS: deleted 1 base in 1 codon): protein MASSSPQCQPTISFPRRRSARCLAKSTEPTALRLSPYPRATDPGRAALATCSPWTKTPPLSPCKRLGDDNLCNVPHALPCSPAKRSKENQGRRLLFKTPPASPQKPSSPGASPQKGGQETPQRCRQPARTRLFRQGGTCYLQAKRVLHTAMPDRLHAREREMGIIRQFLRDHVRGCQPGSLYISGAPGTGKTACLNRVLLDCKDELARSKTVVLNCMSLSSPQAVFPAVAQQLGLPVATGREGVRRLEKQLTAAGPMVLLVLDELDQLENRGQDVLYTLFEWPQLPGSRLVLMGLANALDLTDRSLARLGAWVAGGPRLLHFPPYTREQLVVILQERLGQVAGDPVLDAAAIQFCARKVSAVTGDARKALDICRRAVEVVELEVQSQTLLKPLPGSDSPVSPVPKRVGLPHISRVISEVFEDRLVAGGRGARDAFPLQQKVLLCSLLLLTRRLRAQEVTLGKLHDAYSKVCQQQQLPAVDQAECLSLVTLLESRGVLELKRAKEARLAKVSLKMEAAAVEHVLQDAVLVGSIMAQGLR, encoded by the exons atggccagcagcagcccccagtgccagcccaccaTCAGCTTCCCCCGCAGGCGCAGCGCCCGCTGCCTCGCCAAGAGCACCGAGCCCACCGCCCTGCGGCTCTCCCCCTACCCCAGGGCCACGGACCCCGGCCGGGCGGCGCTGGCCACATGCTCACCCTGGACCAAAACGCCGCCCCTGAGCCCCTGCAAGCGCCTGG GTGACGACAACCTCTGCAATGTCCCCCACGCGCTGCCCTGCTCCCCGGCCAAGCGCAGTAAGGAGAACCAGGGGCGCCGCTTGCTCTTCAAgacccccccagcctccccccagaagcccagcagcccaggggcaTCCCCGCAGAAGGGGGGGCAGGAGACCCCCCAGAGGTGCCGGCAGCCTGCCCGCACCCGGCTCTTCAGGCAGGGAG GCACCTGCTACCTGCAGGCGAAGCGGGTGCTGCACACAGCCATGCCCGACCGCCTCCATGCCAGGGAGAGGGAGATGGGCATCATCCGGCAATTCCTGCGGGATCACGTCCGTGGGTGCCAGCCCGGCAGCCTCTACATCTCTGGAGCCCCTGGGACAGGGAAAACAGCCTGTCTGAACCGCGTCCTGCTCGACTGCAAG GATGAGCTCGCCAGGAGCAAAACCGTCGTCCTGAACTGCATGTCGCTGAGCAGCCCGCAGGCCGTCTTCCCCGCCGTGGCGCAGCAGCTGGGCCTGCCCGTGGCCACCGGCCGCGAGGGCGTGCGgaggctggagaagcagctgacGGCCGCGGGGCCCATGGT cctgctggtgcTGGACGAGCTGGACCAGCTGGAGAACAGGGGGCAGGATGTGCTCTACACCCTCTTCGAATGGCCCCAGCTGCCCGGCTCCCGGCTTGTCCTCATGG GGCTGGCCAACGCTCTGGACCTGACGGACCGCAGCCTGGCGCGGCTGGGGGCCTGGGTGGCTGGTGGCCCCCGGCTGCTGCACTTCCCGCCCTACACCCGGGAGCAGCTCGTCGTCATCTTGCAGGAGCGGCTGGGGCAG GTGGCTGGTGAC CCCGTCCTGGATGCCGCCGCCATCCAGTTCTGCGCCCGCAAGGTCTCTGCAGTCACTGGGGACGCTCGCAAGGCCCTGGATATTTGCAG GCGCGCCGTGGAGGTGGTGGAGCTGGAGGTGCAGAGCCAGACCCTGCTCAAGCCGCTGCCCGGCA GTGACTCCCCggtgtcccctgtccccaagcGCGTGGGGCTCCCGCACATCTCCCGTGTCATCTCGGAGGTGTTTGAGGATCGGCTGGTGGCGGGCGGCCGTGGGGCCCGGGATGCCTTCCCGCTGCAGCAGaaggtgctgctctgctccctgctgctgctcacccgGCGCCTGCGTGCCCAGGAGGTGACACTGGGGAAG ctccacGATGCCTACAGCAAggtctgccagcagcagcagctccctgctgtcGACCAGGCTGAGTGTCTGTCCCTTGTCACCCTCCTGGAGTCACGCGGTGTCCTTGAGCTGAAGAGGGCCAAGGAGGCCCGGCTGGCCAAG GTCTCCCTGAAGATGGAGGCGGCGGCGGTGGAGCACGTGCTGCAGGACgcggtgctggtgggcagcatcATGGCCCAGGGGCTGCGCTag
- the RARA gene encoding retinoic acid receptor alpha isoform X2 — protein sequence MYEGAAVAGLPPGPFLRMDFYGPGRGCLLPERGPPAPRGAPRRPPPWSSSGRSVETQSTSSEEIVPSPPSPPPLPRIYKPCFVCQDKSSGYHYGVSACEGCKGFFRRSIQKNMVYTCHRDKNCIINKVTRNRCQYCRLQKCFEVGMSKESVRNDRNKKKKDVPKPECSESYIITPEVEELIEKVRKAHQETFPALCQLGKYTTNNSSEQRVSLDIDLWDKFSELSTKCIIKTVEFAKQLPGFTTLTIADQITLLKAACLDILILRICTRYTPEQDTMTFSDGLTLNRTQMHNAGFGPLTDLVFAFANQLLPLEMDDAETGLLSAICLICGDRQDLEQPDKVDKLQEPLLEALKIYVRKRRPNKPHMFPKMLMKITDLRSISAKGAERVITLKMEIPGSMPPLIQEMLENSEGMDTLGGQPGGPRGSSLGPPPGSCSPSLSPSSNRSSPATHSP from the exons ATGTACGAGGGTGCGGCGGTGGCGGGGCTGCCCCCCGGCCCCTTCCTCCGGATGGATTTCtacgggccgggccggggctgcctgctgcccgagcgcggcccccccgcgccccgcggcgccccccgccgccccccgccctggAGCAGCTCCGGCCGCT CGGTCGAGACGCAGAGCACCAGCTCAGAGGAGATCGTGCCCAGCCCCCCCTcgcccccacccctgccccgcATCTACAAGCCCTGCTTCGTCTGCCAGGACAAGTCCTCGGGGTACCACTACGGGGTGAGCGCCTGCGAGGGCTGCAAG GGCTTCTTCCGCCGCAGCATCCAGAAGAACATGGTGTACACGTGCCACCGGGACAAGAACTGCATCATCAACAAGGTGACGCGCAACCGGTGCCAGTACTGCCGCCTCCAGAAGTGCTTTGAAGTCGGCATGTCCAAGGAGT CCGTCCGCAATGACCGGAACAAGAAGAAGAAGGACGTGCCCAAGCCGGAGTGCTCAGAGAGCTACATCATCACCCCCGAGGTGGAGGAGCTCATCGAGAAGGTGCGCAAAGCCCACCAGGAGAccttccctgccctctgccagcTTGGCAAATACACTACG AACAACAGCTCGGAGCAGCGGGTCTCCCTGGACATTGACCTGTGGGACAAGTTCAGCGAATTGTCCACCAAGTGCATCATCAAGACGGTGGAGTTCGCCAAGCAGCTCCCCGGCTTCACCACGCTCACCATCGCCGACCAGATCACCCTCCTCAAAGCCGCCTGCCTCGACATCCTG atCCTGCGGATCTGCACGCGCTACACGCCGGAGCAGGACACCATGACCTTCTCGGACGGGCTGACGCTGAACCGCACGCAGATGCACAACGCCGGCTTCGGGCCCCTCACCGACCTGGTCTTCGCCTTCGCCAACCAGCTGCTGCCGCTGGAGATGGACGACGCCGAGACGGGGCTGCTCAGCGCCATCTGCCTCATCTGCGGAG ACCGCCAGGACCTGGAGCAGCCCGACAAAGTGGACAAGCTGCAGGAGCCGCTGCTGGAGGCGCTGAAGATCTAcgtgaggaagaggaggcccAACAAGCCCCACATGTTTCCCAAGATGCTCATGAAGATCACAGATCTCCGCAGCATCAGCGCCAAGG GTGCCGAGCGGGTGATCACGCTGAAGATGGAGATCCCGGGATCGATGCCGCCCCTCAtccaggagatgctggagaACTCGGAGGGCATGGACACGCTGGGGGGGCAGCCGGGTGGCCCCCGTGGGAGCAGTCTGGGACCCCCCccgggcagctgcagccccagcctctcGCCCAGCTCCAACCGCAGCAGCCCGGCCACGCATTCGCCGTGA
- the RARA gene encoding retinoic acid receptor alpha isoform X1 → MASNSSSCPTPGGGHLNGYPVPPYAFFFPHMLGGLSPPSTLAGIQHQLPVSGYSTPSPATVETQSTSSEEIVPSPPSPPPLPRIYKPCFVCQDKSSGYHYGVSACEGCKGFFRRSIQKNMVYTCHRDKNCIINKVTRNRCQYCRLQKCFEVGMSKESVRNDRNKKKKDVPKPECSESYIITPEVEELIEKVRKAHQETFPALCQLGKYTTNNSSEQRVSLDIDLWDKFSELSTKCIIKTVEFAKQLPGFTTLTIADQITLLKAACLDILILRICTRYTPEQDTMTFSDGLTLNRTQMHNAGFGPLTDLVFAFANQLLPLEMDDAETGLLSAICLICGDRQDLEQPDKVDKLQEPLLEALKIYVRKRRPNKPHMFPKMLMKITDLRSISAKGAERVITLKMEIPGSMPPLIQEMLENSEGMDTLGGQPGGPRGSSLGPPPGSCSPSLSPSSNRSSPATHSP, encoded by the exons ATGGCCAgcaacagcagctcctgccccacgCCTGGAGGGGGGCACCTCAATGGCTACCCTGTGCCCCCTTAtgccttcttcttcccccacaTGCTGGGGGGGCTGTCGCCGCCCAGCACACTGGCTGGcatccagcaccagctgcccgTCAGCGGATACAGCACCCCCTCACCTGCCA CGGTCGAGACGCAGAGCACCAGCTCAGAGGAGATCGTGCCCAGCCCCCCCTcgcccccacccctgccccgcATCTACAAGCCCTGCTTCGTCTGCCAGGACAAGTCCTCGGGGTACCACTACGGGGTGAGCGCCTGCGAGGGCTGCAAG GGCTTCTTCCGCCGCAGCATCCAGAAGAACATGGTGTACACGTGCCACCGGGACAAGAACTGCATCATCAACAAGGTGACGCGCAACCGGTGCCAGTACTGCCGCCTCCAGAAGTGCTTTGAAGTCGGCATGTCCAAGGAGT CCGTCCGCAATGACCGGAACAAGAAGAAGAAGGACGTGCCCAAGCCGGAGTGCTCAGAGAGCTACATCATCACCCCCGAGGTGGAGGAGCTCATCGAGAAGGTGCGCAAAGCCCACCAGGAGAccttccctgccctctgccagcTTGGCAAATACACTACG AACAACAGCTCGGAGCAGCGGGTCTCCCTGGACATTGACCTGTGGGACAAGTTCAGCGAATTGTCCACCAAGTGCATCATCAAGACGGTGGAGTTCGCCAAGCAGCTCCCCGGCTTCACCACGCTCACCATCGCCGACCAGATCACCCTCCTCAAAGCCGCCTGCCTCGACATCCTG atCCTGCGGATCTGCACGCGCTACACGCCGGAGCAGGACACCATGACCTTCTCGGACGGGCTGACGCTGAACCGCACGCAGATGCACAACGCCGGCTTCGGGCCCCTCACCGACCTGGTCTTCGCCTTCGCCAACCAGCTGCTGCCGCTGGAGATGGACGACGCCGAGACGGGGCTGCTCAGCGCCATCTGCCTCATCTGCGGAG ACCGCCAGGACCTGGAGCAGCCCGACAAAGTGGACAAGCTGCAGGAGCCGCTGCTGGAGGCGCTGAAGATCTAcgtgaggaagaggaggcccAACAAGCCCCACATGTTTCCCAAGATGCTCATGAAGATCACAGATCTCCGCAGCATCAGCGCCAAGG GTGCCGAGCGGGTGATCACGCTGAAGATGGAGATCCCGGGATCGATGCCGCCCCTCAtccaggagatgctggagaACTCGGAGGGCATGGACACGCTGGGGGGGCAGCCGGGTGGCCCCCGTGGGAGCAGTCTGGGACCCCCCccgggcagctgcagccccagcctctcGCCCAGCTCCAACCGCAGCAGCCCGGCCACGCATTCGCCGTGA
- the GJD3 gene encoding gap junction delta-3 protein has product MGEWGFLSSLLDAVQEHSPMVGRFWLVVMLLFRILVLATVGSDVFEDEQEEFVCNTQQPGCKPVCYDAAFPISHYRFLVFHVVVLSAPAALFVIFAVHQAAKPGRGGAPGQRARRLQPFYVGSVVARIAAELGFLLGQALLYGFRVQPLFVCRRRPCPHRVDCFVSRPTEKTVFIHFYFVVGLVSALLSLAELAHLLRKGPPPRAGCCHRPQERAPAPGQPAGVLQEPSCPPGPPLRGDLTV; this is encoded by the coding sequence ATGGGCGAGTGGGGCTTCCTCAGCTCGCTGCTGGACGCGGTGCAGGAGCACTCGCCCATGGTGGGGCGGTTCTGGCTGGTGGTGATGCTCCTCTTCCGCATCCTGGTCCTGGCCACCGTGGGCAGCGATGTCTTTGAGGACGAGCAGGAAGAATTCGTCTGCAACACGCAGCAGCCGGGCTGCAAACCCGTTTGCTACGACGCCGCGTTCCCCATTTCCCACTACCGCTTCCTCGTCTTCCACGTTGTCGTGCTCTCAGCCCCCGCCGCCCTCTTCGTCATCTTCGCCGTGCACCAGGCAGCCaagccggggcgcgggggggcccCCGGTCAGCGTGCCCGGCGCCTCCAGCCCTTCTACGTGGGCAGCGTGGTGGCTCGCATCGCTGCCGAGCTGGGCTTCTTGCTGGGGCAGGCGCTGCTCTACGGCTTCAGGGTGCAGCCGCTCTTCGTCTGCCGCCGGCGGCCCTGCCCGCACCGCGTCGACTGCTTCGTCTCTCGCCCCACCGAGAAAACCGTCTTCATCCACTTCTACTTCGTGGTGGGGCTGGTCTCGGCGCTGCTCAGCCTGGCCGAGCTCGCCCACCTCCTACGCAagggccccccgccccgggctgggtgctgccaccGGCCCCAGGAGCGGGCACCGGCCCCCGGGCAGCCGGCGGGGGTCCTACAggagcccagctgcccccccggccccccgctgCGTGGGGACCTGACGGTGTAG